In Pseudomonas hamedanensis, a single window of DNA contains:
- a CDS encoding DUF1127 domain-containing protein, which yields MKGQREYPGDVEHAGHGHIVSDLLHKFSRWYELHRERELLASLSDEALKDIGVSRADVEHESVRPFWDDPMHK from the coding sequence ATGAAAGGTCAAAGAGAGTATCCAGGCGATGTAGAACATGCCGGCCACGGCCATATTGTTTCCGACCTGCTGCACAAGTTTAGCCGCTGGTACGAATTGCACCGCGAGCGTGAATTGCTGGCCAGTCTCAGCGACGAAGCGTTGAAGGACATCGGCGTCAGTCGTGCCGATGTCGAGCACGAGTCGGTGCGGCCGTTCTGGGACGACCCGATGCATAAATGA